In Megalops cyprinoides isolate fMegCyp1 chromosome 12, fMegCyp1.pri, whole genome shotgun sequence, the sequence GTGTGTTATGTTGTTCCTCTAGTTATTGATTTGCGTTacgacagaaaaaaagagaccttTCAAGTtgttaaaaagtgttaaatgcAAGGAAAGTGTGATATCCTCATGACTGCATAGCTATCCATGCCACTAATACTCATTGAGTGATTGAAGCAAGTGAATGATAGTTATGTCTCTAACTACAACTAATCAATCAATTATCTGCACGTTATGTATAGCTAAAATATGTAGGCATGCTCCAAGGGAAATGATTGCTGCTACAGCGGTTAGTTTATCTGTATCAAAATGTCAATGCCTGCCTTGCGCATTTCCAAATTATAAACCAGACAGTTATTACCTGTATGCCTAATAACGGAGTGAATATGACaccttaaaatgtaaatgtacttgaTCCCAATTTGCCACATTTGATACATTGATATTGCTGCCCTCACTGCACTAATATTCCTATGGACTATAAACAAACGTCTGTCACTGTCTTGCGCTTTACTGGAGCTGATTTCCACATTCCTGTAACACATTTCTAGCACATTTTTTTTGGATAttgcttttgtattttctgttgtcttGTAAGTCCCCAGTTTTTCAGCCAGCAAGCATACCACCCTGTAATTTTCTCCTGTCTGATTGCCAAAGCTAACTGTGGCTGGACTTAGTAATTGGATGGGAGGCCACCAGGGAAAATCGGGTTGCTGCTAAAGCAGGTGTTAGTGGGCTGGTAGGATGTAGCGTCTCCTTTGGACCAAGCAGAAAACCAGCACAGTGACAAGGACACCGTGCTTTCTAACATGAAACAttaaactgaggtcctgactTATTCTGGTCAGTAAAGATCCCATAGCAAAGAGTATggtgccccctcccccattcaCCTCACCTAATGTGTGCTAAGTGTTCTGGTGGAAAATGGCTGCATGCAGAGGACATACAGTTTTACCTACTTTTAGTGTATGATGACTTACAAGCAGGTGTTTTAATACAGAATATTATTCTTTCTGAACTAATCATGGCTTGATATTAAAAGCCACTGCTTAAATGCATCCTGCCATTTATTAGATAACAAcatctgtgttttaatgtaGCTGTAATTGTTTGCTCGTGTTAGCTTTGGGGCTTTCAATAAATCAGCAGGGTAGGGTTGTCAACATAGATGGCACAAAACCTTGGTAACGacatatgtttttgaaaagggaataaatgtaaatttatttagTTGAATTACCGAGAGAGTGAAAATGGCTAACACCCACAGTCTTGTGGTCTGAAATGATGTTTCCGGTCctccaaggtcacccacagCAAAACAGAGACAAGGGTGGCAAAAATCTGCCAGCAGTCAGCAGCAAAGCCAAGGGCAAGGACCGTCTGACTGGGAGGGCCCGGAGGTGAGTCACAGTGCTCACCGTGCCTCCTTTCCATCTCTGCTACAGCTGACCTGGGGATGCTCCACCCGAAAAAAGTAGTCACATCATTGCTTCAGAAAAGGAGGCAACTCTCACTGCTCCTGTCTGTGGCTAGTGTTTACAGTGAGCTTCATAAAGCTTCATAAATGGCATTTGTTTTTAGATTTGGCTCCCTCTGAAATAAGCTCCCACTGAATCTGACCCACTGGCATCACACTTCAGTTCAGCAGTTGGGAAAGTGGAGGAAAAGGGGAATTTTTATTAACCTCAATGATTTGGTTCTATAAAGTATGTCAGACATCACAGCTATACATACCTAGATAGATTAGCCTAGATAGAATAGGAGTGTGTCTGGGAGAAAACTCAATTTCCATGAAAGTGAGTAAGCCTTAGTCATGTGTACCCTCTGTGACATATCATTTTTAGATGAAAATATGtgaattaaatacattacatgaatagtaaataataaataaaaatatttattggtAGTTTGTAAAGATGATATAATCCGTCAGAGCTAGTCTAAAAGCATTGTCCTATTTTCAGGCCAAAATCATTGAATGGTTGTAATAATAGTGTTGGATTACAGTGACAATTTATCCTTGTATGTAGATTATTGTGATCTACACCATTTCAGTGTGATTATTAAAATGGCTCTGAGCGGGAGCTTTTCAGATTGGAAGAACCATATCCATTTATGCTTTGAATGAAACATAATCCTTAGGATCTGATTACATGCTCAGCTTTGACAACACAATGGTGCAGAATGCTGTCTATTTCAATAATCTGAGAAGCTTCAAAAACTAGACAGAATGGTAGTCAGTATCGTTTTATTGTTAGTGTAATGAATGCTTTTAAGTCACTTCATAGGTATTATTTGTTGCTGGTGTATTCCGTTCACCAGCGTAGCATAATTtatatcattgtcatttaatgGAAACAGAACAAGTTGTTCATTTGAAACCAGTGTTgatgtacatttcaaaatgtgttgtgaATATGTGACCTcacattaatttgttttattttgcactgtGCATTTCTGGCTGTACTGTGTGTCCTACACATGGGCAGTTTTAAAGGGTTTaaaggggatttttttctggacaTCATCTTTAaaatcaaactggaaaaaaaagacatttcagaatTTTCCAGTTGGTCCGAAAATGCATTGAAAGGGTTAATCATTGTTCTTTGATCgatggtacatttttttttgccttgaagTCAGAAGAATAGGAACTATTCAGTCTGTGACTCAGCGGTCCCGTCAGGAGGCTTTAGAGCGTAGCGCAGGagtctgtttctgctgtgccTGCCCTCCTTCTGCTTTCATGCAGTGACTTTTAGGATACCCACTGTGTCCTCCAGAAGGACACTTTGAAATAGTCTTATTCTGGCAAACACAGTGAATAATACAGTCTTACGCCATCGCTACTGCTTTCTCCACTCCCAGCCTgggatggatgtgtgtgtatgtgtgtgtgtgtgtgtgtgtgtgtgtgtgtgtgtgtgttctaaaAACCTTTCCTCCTGCAATTATACAGACCAAAGGCGAGCTTATTGCTTTAGAAAAGGCTTCATTTTTCGATGTATCACCAGTTTGAATGCTTTTATCCTCTCTTAGTGGTGCTTGTGGAAATGAGGCCTGTGGTGCCAGTGTCTCCTGTCGTGCCAGTGTGCCAGTGGAGACGTAGATGACATGGTAGAGTGCACTCAGGCCTCATTGGTGTGGGCGAGCACTATTAGGTCAGCCGCGGTACATAATGGAAAAGTGCAGAGCAGGGAGGTGCTCATGGCTCCAGCCCAGCAGCCGGAGTGTGGCGCATCTGATCGAATGCCCAAGGCCTCTCTACAGTCTGGCTGGAGTCGGCTCTCCACCGCCATCATAACAATCAGTGCTGATGATCATTCTACAGTGCAAGTACATCTGTCCTGAGTCTTCCCCAATTTGGAGCCTTTTGGTCTGGGTGCTAGTATCATTAGCACTgtagtattattgttattattaacaaaaaacattgtatATTACTCTTAAATTGTTGGAAGCAATGACGTGTGGGGTCCTATGATTTGCCACATTCTAGAATCCATTTGTCTGGTGCCAAAGGCAAAGCCTGAAAGGCTTTCTGGGGCAGCTGGCAGCAGAGGCCGCAATacttgattggttgattgatttttgactgattgatttaaTTGACTGATGTGAAATAAGAACCTTGTTAACGAGAAGTTTTGTGGAATTTCAGATGGGATGCtaaggaggaagaggaacatTTACAGGTCAGTCATATATCTGGTGTATGGTCaactgttttcctgtgttttttcaagGTTATTAGTCTTAGCCCAATCACTGGTATATTCTGTATTGATCAGTAGTGTTCATATAAATATAGCTTGTTGAGTTCACTcttttcattatatatattttacctTCATCTTTGACAACAAAATCTGAGATATTAgcttagaaatgtttttttgtgactAATGTGAAATTGACAGAACAGCCGTACATTACCATactgaagtcttttttttttttcaaaatgggtGTCTTGATAACTTAATACATATTATGGGACATTGTCACTCCTCTAGACTTTGGAGACCAGCTTTGAAGAGTTCTTAGAGGAGTTGGATGCTTTCGGCGACCCTGAGGTGGACAGCTCCACACCGGGGGCAGAGAGCAAGGAAGCAAACATTGGAAAGGACTCCCCGCCTGACATGGGCGCCGCAGGCCCTCAGGAGGCGGTCAGTAGCGGTGGCTCTGAGGGAGCTGGAGATGTCCCCACAGATGCTGCCCGTAGTGAGAGGCAGGAGAGCCCTGCAGCGGATGCAGCCTCAGGGACTCCAGCCACCAGCCAGGGAGACAGAGCACCGAAACCGCGGAGAGCTTCTGAGAAAAAGGTTCGCTTCTCAGAGGAAGCCATTAAGGAGACCAAAGCTGATGAGGAAAGCCCAAGCCCCCTTCCCTCCGAGCCTCAGCCCAAGGCAGCAGAGGCTGGTAAAGGAGCCTCGTGTTGTGGTGACGAGGAGGCCAGGCCAGCCCCAGAATTGGACCTGAGGGCTCCAGAGGAGGGTGACAGTCAGAAAGAGGACCAGGGGGTCTCTGACCCTCCCCACAGCAATGCACCTCTCAGCGGTGTTCCGGCAGAATGTCAGGCAGAGGGGCAAGGGCTGGTGGAGGCTCCCAAAACCGAAACAGATGAAAACAAGCCCAGCAACATGCATGGTCTTACTCCCAATCCAGAGACAGATCACAGAACCATGGATGCAAATTCAGCTGCTCCCTCAGAGGAAGATCATGACCAGCCCCTGAAACATTCTAAGAACATTGCCACTAGAACCCCAGGTATTTGCGCAGTTCTTTTGTAGTAGCTTTGTAACTTTGGTTTTCCCAAAGATATTCCAGTAACCTGAGTCCCTGTGGTGCTTTCATTTCCTCAGAAGAGATGATTGACTCGACTCTCTCTGCACTGAGCCTAGGCTCTGGAGACCCTCATCCTTATCACAAGACCAGCACTGACAAGGTGAGGACTGGACTTACACAGAGAGGAGATATCTGGAGTCCAATTCATCCATTGTCATTCCATTCTCACAGTGTTCCGGGTGCCTGGTGATTTGGGGGCAGGTTACGGTATGTTCAGCATCATTAGAGGCAAATGCATTGCGTACTTGTCAGACACTACTGCAGCCTCAGCTGGTTTAGTTACTGAGTAACTGGTTcatcttctttttctctgaGATGGACAAAATGATGGTGCTATCGGTGCTGAGATAAATGGAGTGAAGTTTTCAAAATTCTGTTTTGATCTGTAATAAGTTGCATGTGCTAGAATGATTATCTTAACTGCCCTTATTTTAAccatgtttttgctttggttttgtttttcaggtgaaggaaaatgggaaaatagtGTAAAGTTGAACATGAAGAAGCTCCTTGCGTATACCTTTGTTCTTTGAGGTTAAGGATGCAAcaaactgaaaccaaaacaagcaaaacaaaagtgttttcATCATTTAGTTTGAGCTCTGCATTGCTCCTGGTTATagtggaaaaatggaaatataaagaTAGGAGTTGATATTTAGCTTAATTTTCTGTTTGGGTCTGGCCAAACATTGATTACAAGCACTTTATTTCTCTTATGTAGCTGAATCTAAATAAGCTATTAATGCTTCAGTGTTTTAGTCATATTGCAAATTAAGTAgatttgctgtctgtttcattcaAAGCCTTACTCAACTTTAAGTTTCTAATAACATTAGTACAGATACTTGAATTAACTTCTACTAAAATTCAACTAAATTAAGTGCAGTACCATGTGAATGACGTGAATTAGTGATTTAAATGGCACCTGGGTTTTTTGGGAAAGTGAAATttagggaaagcatttggttggatgATTCATGTGTTTACAAAACTGTCTTGTTAGTGCCATttacttggtgtgtgcttggtttATTCAAATTAACACTTTACCTGggcttcatttttaattactaATGGACTTTTTGCAGAAAACTGCTAATCTAACTCAAGCTCCAATTTGTTGTACATGTGAAATAACATGTACTGTGTAAGGTGAACCACTCACAATGCCTCAGACAACAGCCCTTGGTTCACTTTGGCAGAATTTTTTGCATTGGGTCTTTTAGTTTTGTTTGGCATTGCAATATGCTGTGGCTTTAGTACTGtgtttgaaatattacatttactcatACATTTATTCAGCATATTGCATGGTCAAGAACAACTGTATACATTATGAGCAATGAATTGTTGAATTGTCTACTTGTTTATCGATGTGTACCACTCTGTTTGCACTGGTTCAGACCATCTATGTTTGaatttttcatgcagttttattCACATGTTGGTTATATTAGCACCGCCATTGGCGATTTTGACAACAGAACAGCTACTGGACACtataatgtttttgttcttatttgGCCCAATTTAAGAAGTTTGTTGTAAATATACAGAAAGGATGAAACATATATTGTTCAGGAAAAAAGTTTGGATATTTAACATTTGaagtttgcatatttatttttcccagttCAGTTTTCTTTGAATCTATCAAACTTGGTAGAGCCTTAAtataaaaagggagaaaatattTCTCAAGCACTTTAATTTTAacttaatattttcatatgcaatttgatatgttgaaaaaaaaatcaggcagtGTTAGATAGTTGGACAGCCAGACATATGATAAATTGTAGCCTTCAAAGTCCTTGCCACTGAAGGATGTCTGAGACAGCCAGACAAATCACATTGGAATACAATTACagtaatatgaaaaatgaaaatagtgcAAGTTGTGAAATCTTGCTTACAGATATTCAACGTAATAAGCACAACGTAAATAAACATGCTTTGAAAgtaagatttttattttactattattgtttgaaaaaagtAATGACGCTCATATCATTTACAGATGAAACATCTGCTGTTAATCCAGGGTCTGTTCATGATGGTGAATGTTCTCCTGTTGAAGCACAGTGTCACAGACTTTTAGGCCTGTAAGCATTCTTCTACTCAGTGCCTGTATACCTTCATGGTGGTCATGGTtcagtgttgtttgtgtgttccTCAGATGTTGAGCTCTGCAGGGGGTGGGTGAAGTATGTTTAAACCCATTCTCTGGGTCTTGGTAGTCATAGCACCTGAGTAACAGCCTTGCCTACCGAAGCTAATTGACTTGTAATCTGACATGTAGCTGCTCCCGTGGGGGGCAACGCGTATCTTCCTCTTTGGCCTTAAGATCTCCTTGGACTTGCACGGAACGGATGATTGATCCTGTGGGAATGGACAGTAATGTGCCTGATTTAACCCCCCAGAAAGATGTCCGCAGTGTTGTCACACCCTCACAAGTACTTGTGTTTGTTAGAACTGATACCCTTTACAAGTGCTGTGTAAGTATTTGTAGTACAATccttcatttaacattttacaggCAAACTGCAGAGTAATAGTGCttttaaaagacagacagatggtcTGCCCTTCCTCAGATAGTTTTCTGTCCTCATTGTGTTGTATTAGATTACTGTTGCTACTTGTCTGACATTGTAAAAATGGCAGGAATTGCAGTTCCTATTCATTGTGAGTTAGTGCTTTAGGGTAGTTAGTGTTGTCAGGTTTATATGGCATAGATCCTCGTGTCaccacaaaattaaaatgtgcctGTTTGACTTCCATGCATTTGCAATTCCTGTTTCATCCTGAGCTAAtgctaaatgtatgttttctgCATGACAGTTGAGAAATGCCTTTGTGCGTTAATTTGCTTTGTGAAGTATCACTTGAATTTGATATAGCAACAATCAACTGCAGTCAAAAGCATCAATCATGCAGATCAGTGGCCTAAAAATGCCTGatgaaaaagtcattttttgtaTTCCTTGGGGTATGAAGACTTCCAAGCAGCGGGTCACATGACATGCTTTTGGAGCCATGCATTGGATGCATGGTGACCTCGCACCATGTTTGAGAAGACTTCATCAACTTAAGGAGTGCACGCTGGGACTTTTCCTTTGAGGTGAACCATTACGGCCCttccctccccccaaccccggGATACATTTCATCTCAGTCTCTTTAAACGATTCCCCTTCATAGTGATATATGCATTCAGAACACCTTATTTGTGAGACCAGATCCAGCCCAGCTCTTTGAAAGACCAgcagtttacagtttgtttttttctgtaatgaattaaatttgtttttcgCTAAGCACCATGATTGATTAATTTTGTTGCATAAGCTCGCTGGACGTTTCATTGAAAGCAATGagaaattaattcattgttaatggGAATCCATTTGGCTTCCATGAAATACAGAAGTTTTCTCAGAAGATCTCT encodes:
- the LOC118787324 gene encoding coiled-coil domain-containing protein 9B, whose protein sequence is MIADSMQLPAPLPAASRLEGAQLSPMTSKMHRPSPTDVMFRKKEQKDAELDKKIEALRKKNEALMKRYQEVEEDKKRAEQEGMAMQSRKGKAEDLTITINKSTNEARVVTKKPGSGEPPSPRGSQEPSEADANPFSMGRGKRRQLLVTMTGNTKGKRIVSEKRGQTYPHSPGGLRDLTEEEEDVQYVRRGRHHQPSKADARSQEEEGKQELQSVAEESQWLAECDPYHQDAEGSVPQSHTDLTVPTSKEEQLEYLRWKKEREQIDRERVARHKNAKGQWRRAWDMDKSENMFGERFHGESERGNQSRGGRGHPRRGHPRPATESRGHPQQNRDKGGKNLPAVSSKAKGKDRLTGRARRWDAKEEEEHLQTLETSFEEFLEELDAFGDPEVDSSTPGAESKEANIGKDSPPDMGAAGPQEAVSSGGSEGAGDVPTDAARSERQESPAADAASGTPATSQGDRAPKPRRASEKKVRFSEEAIKETKADEESPSPLPSEPQPKAAEAGKGASCCGDEEARPAPELDLRAPEEGDSQKEDQGVSDPPHSNAPLSGVPAECQAEGQGLVEAPKTETDENKPSNMHGLTPNPETDHRTMDANSAAPSEEDHDQPLKHSKNIATRTPEEMIDSTLSALSLGSGDPHPYHKTSTDKVKENGKIV